One Lycium barbarum isolate Lr01 chromosome 5, ASM1917538v2, whole genome shotgun sequence genomic window carries:
- the LOC132642720 gene encoding uncharacterized protein LOC132642720 isoform X2, which translates to MTKKASTPMRNTGSYAENRSKRINDPRRSKEYVDSKSKQQEKVKKVSQMEKQKKRKAGDNVVNVKGKKIAKAKHNVDEDDDDEVSKFLVTKHPAVAPSMCRYTNVNVMQDIRGKLTYP; encoded by the exons ATGACTAAGAAAGCTTCTACTCCGATGAGAAATACAG GCTCTTATGCTGAGAATCGTTCAAAAAGAATTAACGATCCTAGGCGTTCTAAGGAATATGTTGATTCGAAGAGTAAACAacaagaaaaagtgaaaaaggtttctcaaatggagaaacaaaagaagagaaaggctggtgacaatgttgttaatgttaagggcaaaaaaattgctaaagccaaacataatgtggatgaggatgatgatgatgag GTATCTAAATTTTTGGTTACCAAGCACCCTGCTGTGGCACCATCTATGTGTAGATACACGAATGTTAATGTAATGCAAGATATTAGAGGCAAACTAACATATCCATAG
- the LOC132642720 gene encoding uncharacterized protein LOC132642720 isoform X1 yields MTKKASTPMRNTGIEPECAIPNFSLGISQHETAIAGSYAENRSKRINDPRRSKEYVDSKSKQQEKVKKVSQMEKQKKRKAGDNVVNVKGKKIAKAKHNVDEDDDDEVSKFLVTKHPAVAPSMCRYTNVNVMQDIRGKLTYP; encoded by the exons ATGACTAAGAAAGCTTCTACTCCGATGAGAAATACAGGTATAGAACCCGAATGTGCGATTCCTAATTTTTCTTTGGGaatttctcaacatgaaactgcCATTGCAGGCTCTTATGCTGAGAATCGTTCAAAAAGAATTAACGATCCTAGGCGTTCTAAGGAATATGTTGATTCGAAGAGTAAACAacaagaaaaagtgaaaaaggtttctcaaatggagaaacaaaagaagagaaaggctggtgacaatgttgttaatgttaagggcaaaaaaattgctaaagccaaacataatgtggatgaggatgatgatgatgag GTATCTAAATTTTTGGTTACCAAGCACCCTGCTGTGGCACCATCTATGTGTAGATACACGAATGTTAATGTAATGCAAGATATTAGAGGCAAACTAACATATCCATAG
- the LOC132642721 gene encoding F-box/kelch-repeat protein SKIP11-like: MQGRGIGSSVRVESEDMLEDQSSLISRDCRAESNMAVCMSYCPDGMEVQHGKRPLENEQENENVKCKFQKQSDGFNRMGIVLSVGDSSESQAENKCHSEANSYSSLLIPSIGPDNSINCLIRCSRSDYGVIASLNSSFRSLIKSGELYRLRRQNGVVEHWVYFSCQLLEWEAFDPIRRRWMHLPTMNSNECFKFADKESLAVGTELLVFGKEILAHVIYRYNLLTNTWSSGMQMNVPRCLFASASLAEFAILAGGCDSQGNILNSAELYNSESGTWKTLPSMNKPRKMCSGIFMDGKFYVIGGIGGAESKLLTCGEEYDLEKEIWTEIPNMSPVRARNDMSSTSEAPPLVAVVKNELYAADYADMEVRKYDKKNKAWVTIGRLPERVASMNGWGLAFRACGERLIVIGGLRAMGEGYIEVNSWVPSEGPLQWNLLGSKQSGSFVYNCAVMGC, translated from the coding sequence ATGCAAGGTCGCGGAATTGGTTCTTCTGTTAGGGTTGAATCTGAAGACATGTTAGAAGACCAGTCCAGTTTGATTTCAAGGGATTGTCGGGCAGAAAGTAACATGGCGGTTTGCATGAGTTATTGCCCTGATGGAATGGAAGTGCAGCATGGAAAAAGGCCATTGGAAAATGAACAGGAGAATGAAAACGTGAAATGCAAGTTTCAAAAGCAGTCTGATGGTTTTAACCGAATGGGAATTGTCTTATCCGTAGGCGATTCTTCAGAATCGCAAGCTGAAAATAAATGTCATTCTGAAGCTAATTCTTATTCGAGCTTGCTTATTCCTTCCATTGGCCCTGACAATTCCATCAATTGTCTTATCCGTTGTTCTAGGTCAGATTATGGCGTCATCGCATCTTTGAATAGTAGCTTTCGCTCTTTAATTAAGAGCGGAGAACTTTATAGATTGCGGCGCCAAAATGGGGTAGTTGAGCATTGGGTTTATTTCTCTTGCCAGCTGCTCGAATGGGAAGCTTTTGACCCTATTCGCCGCCGGTGGATGCATCTGCCGACTATGAATTCCAATGAATGCTTTAAGTTCGCTGACAAGGAATCTTTGGCGGTTGGTACGGAGTTGCTGGTTTTTGGAAAGGAAATTTTGGCACATGTCATTTATCGGTACAACTTATTGACAAACACATGGTCATCCGGGATGCAGATGAATGTGCCAAGATGTTTGTTCGCTTCTGCCAGCCTGGCGGAGTTTGCCATTCTAGCTGGTGGTTGTGACTCACAAGGTAACATCTTAAACTCAGCCGAACTTTACAATTCGGAGTCAGGGACGTGGAAGACTTTGCCAAGCATGAACAAGCCACGTAAGATGTGTTCTGGAATTTTCATGGACGGAAAGTTTTATGTGATAGGAGGAATTGGAGGAGCCGAATCAAAGCTGTTGACATGCGGAGAGGAGTATGATCTAGAAAAAGAAATATGGACAGAAATCCCAAACATGTCTCCCGTGCGAGCTAGGAATGATATGTCTTCTACATCCGAAGCGCCACCTTTGGTGGCTGTTGTAAAAAATGAATTGTATGCGGCCGATTATGCTGACATGGAGGTTAGGAAGTACGACAAGAAGAATAAAGCATGGGTTACCATAGGTCGACTGCCTGAAAGAGTAGCTTCCATGAATGGCTGGGGTTTGGCTTTTCGGGCATGTGGTGAGAGGCTGATCGTAATTGGAGGCCTAAGGGCTATGGGTGAAGGTTATATTGAAGTGAATTCTTGGGTACCGAGCGAAGGGCCGCTGCAATGGAACTTACTTGGGAGTAAGCAATCGGGCAGTTTTGTGTATAACTGTGCTGTCATGGGATGCTGA